From Roseburia hominis, the proteins below share one genomic window:
- a CDS encoding cysteine-rich KTR domain-containing protein, with the protein MMKKEWILCPVCGNKTHDRLREDTVLINYPLYCPKCKQETLIEAENLKITVIKKQES; encoded by the coding sequence ATAATGAAAAAGGAATGGATACTATGCCCCGTTTGCGGTAACAAAACCCATGACAGGCTGCGAGAAGATACTGTATTGATAAACTATCCGCTCTACTGTCCGAAATGCAAGCAGGAAACGCTGATAGAAGCGGAAAACTTGAAAATAACCGTTATAAAGAAACAAGAAAGTTAA
- a CDS encoding helix-turn-helix domain-containing protein — translation MINENIKKYRKKKGVSQEEIAVKLNVVRQTVSKWENGLSVPDADVLIHIAELLEVSVSQLLGTEEDINTNTDLSKELARLNEQLAQKKEREKLLLQANKKRGVILLLSFLAMLTALIAKNEIISILLVSLCLFVAVIVLYRNLALLTSVTTNDMKIGVLRITTLFDIGVLIIGILVSILTAFDVITFTENGEKMFAMLFVSCVILFAGIISPKLPFSRHTGLRLPWTVQDEETWNIAHKIIGYISLPIVLLYLACAWTIQNFEAVTLCVMLIWIVVPGVISFLFFRKKVNGR, via the coding sequence ATGATAAATGAAAATATTAAAAAATACCGCAAGAAAAAAGGAGTAAGCCAAGAAGAAATAGCGGTGAAGCTCAATGTTGTTAGACAGACTGTTTCAAAATGGGAGAATGGTTTATCTGTTCCTGATGCAGATGTTTTAATTCACATAGCAGAGCTTCTCGAAGTATCCGTGAGTCAACTACTCGGTACGGAGGAAGACATCAATACCAATACAGATTTGTCCAAAGAACTGGCAAGACTGAATGAGCAGCTTGCCCAAAAAAAGGAAAGGGAAAAGCTGTTATTGCAGGCAAACAAGAAAAGAGGCGTGATTTTACTGCTTTCATTTTTGGCTATGCTGACCGCCTTAATAGCCAAAAATGAGATTATATCTATCCTTTTGGTCAGTCTTTGCTTATTTGTTGCTGTCATCGTCTTATATCGCAACCTTGCTCTATTGACGAGTGTCACAACCAACGATATGAAAATCGGTGTTCTGCGGATTACGACCCTTTTTGATATAGGAGTTCTGATTATCGGAATACTCGTGTCCATTTTAACCGCTTTTGATGTGATTACATTCACAGAAAACGGAGAAAAAATGTTTGCCATGCTTTTTGTTTCCTGCGTAATTTTGTTCGCTGGTATCATTTCTCCGAAGCTTCCATTCAGCAGACATACAGGACTTCGTTTACCGTGGACAGTGCAGGACGAAGAAACATGGAACATTGCTCATAAAATAATAGGATATATCTCTCTGCCAATTGTTCTTTTATATTTGGCTTGTGCATGGACAATTCAAAACTTTGAGGCTGTAACGCTATGTGTTATGTTGATTTGGATTGTGGTGCCGGGTGTAATCTCGTTTTTGTTCTTTCGCAAAAAGGTAAATGGAAGGTAA
- a CDS encoding TnpV protein, whose protein sequence is MDKYIYDESNGLWYELQGDYYQPCLTLPPEEEKPIGIRGQRHKRYLKEHRKATYTTLLTSGKLNTYLADINEQAQERFERLIEQMKQAPGITEQLKADDALEWVGRLNNIQACAREIVEKEIIYA, encoded by the coding sequence ATGGACAAGTACATTTATGACGAAAGCAACGGGCTTTGGTACGAACTGCAAGGCGACTACTATCAGCCATGTCTTACCCTACCACCCGAAGAAGAAAAGCCTATCGGGATACGGGGACAGCGGCACAAACGCTACCTGAAAGAGCATAGAAAAGCGACCTACACAACGCTGCTGACCAGTGGCAAGCTCAACACTTATCTTGCCGACATCAACGAACAGGCGCAGGAACGCTTTGAGCGGCTCATAGAACAAATGAAACAGGCACCGGGTATCACGGAACAGCTAAAGGCTGACGATGCTTTAGAATGGGTTGGTCGGCTCAATAACATACAGGCATGTGCGAGGGAGATTGTGGAAAAGGAAATCATATACGCATAG
- a CDS encoding isoprenylcysteine carboxylmethyltransferase family protein has protein sequence MVYQIIAISVMVAFYGIYFIKLFNQRKKGIQTNLLGKGKQGFVKFVEVALKDVTYLVPLVEVISIFTNTYLDFIWLRVVGITLGVWGVIIFAVSVFTMHDNWRAGVPKDENTELVTSGIYAFSRNPAFLGFDLIYIGILAMFYNTSLLIVTLLAVVLLHLQIVNVEEDFLITTFGDEYLQYREKVCRYIGRKR, from the coding sequence ATGGTATATCAAATAATTGCAATATCCGTTATGGTTGCATTTTACGGAATTTATTTTATAAAGCTGTTTAATCAGCGAAAAAAAGGGATACAAACAAATCTATTAGGCAAGGGAAAACAGGGTTTTGTAAAATTTGTAGAAGTTGCATTGAAAGATGTAACATATCTTGTTCCATTAGTTGAAGTAATCAGTATTTTTACAAATACATATCTTGATTTTATATGGCTGAGAGTTGTAGGCATAACATTGGGAGTATGGGGTGTTATTATTTTTGCGGTATCAGTGTTTACAATGCATGATAATTGGCGAGCAGGTGTTCCCAAAGATGAAAATACGGAGCTTGTTACATCTGGAATATATGCTTTTAGTCGAAATCCTGCGTTCCTTGGATTTGATTTAATCTATATTGGGATACTCGCAATGTTTTATAATACGAGTTTGCTAATTGTTACCTTGTTGGCTGTTGTGCTTCTACATTTGCAAATAGTAAATGTAGAAGAGGATTTTTTAATAACAACATTTGGGGACGAGTATCTACAATACAGGGAAAAGGTTTGCCGTTATATTGGCAGAAAACGATAA
- a CDS encoding carbon-nitrogen hydrolase family protein, whose translation MRIFALELNNDIKGIEQRKEYIEALIKRLPKPDLVVLPELALCSYMASQDIWQYADDCGVNTSAWSVAMAQKYNTYIGTGYLDKEAGDYFNRYMIVGTEGVCGVVSKSEGESAVFKRGSFGSVIATPFGKVGVGICFDSRRRHFYDEVKNEKLSLILFPHGAPADPKKPEKEHRENDTRCLMYVDAFGVPVVYVNSKGSLEYMPGKMGAMMKRHGFKMNGMSKIYAPDAIAIHMGTPEVVASEVVICPKRRVKDIRFHGEDILPGNWLFKHLILEPDTKAGIISYEVNR comes from the coding sequence ATGAGAATATTTGCATTAGAATTAAACAACGATATAAAAGGTATTGAACAAAGAAAAGAGTATATTGAGGCTCTTATTAAACGACTTCCAAAACCAGACCTTGTTGTACTTCCTGAACTGGCATTATGCAGCTATATGGCAAGTCAGGATATATGGCAATATGCTGATGATTGTGGTGTGAATACATCTGCATGGTCTGTTGCGATGGCTCAAAAATACAACACATACATTGGCACAGGATATTTAGACAAAGAGGCTGGTGACTACTTCAACCGCTATATGATTGTCGGCACGGAGGGCGTTTGCGGAGTTGTTTCCAAATCAGAAGGCGAATCTGCCGTTTTTAAGCGAGGCAGTTTCGGCAGCGTAATCGCTACACCGTTCGGAAAAGTCGGTGTTGGTATCTGCTTTGACTCCAGACGCAGACATTTTTACGATGAAGTGAAAAACGAAAAGCTGTCACTGATTTTGTTTCCTCATGGAGCGCCTGCTGATCCGAAGAAGCCCGAAAAAGAGCATAGGGAAAATGATACCCGATGTTTGATGTATGTTGATGCTTTTGGGGTTCCAGTCGTATATGTGAATAGCAAAGGAAGTCTGGAATATATGCCAGGGAAAATGGGAGCGATGATGAAAAGACACGGTTTCAAGATGAATGGTATGAGTAAAATTTACGCGCCAGACGCAATTGCGATTCATATGGGTACACCAGAGGTTGTTGCTTCGGAAGTCGTTATTTGCCCCAAACGACGAGTAAAGGATATTCGTTTCCACGGGGAGGACATATTACCGGGCAATTGGCTGTTTAAGCATTTGATTCTTGAACCCGATACAAAAGCAGGGATTATATCCTATGAAGTAAATCGATAG
- a CDS encoding PDDEXK nuclease domain-containing protein, whose amino-acid sequence MTEFLGLSSNTDFTESDLEKSILSNLQKFLMELGKGYAFVARQQHITIVFKFIF is encoded by the coding sequence ATTACAGAGTTCTTAGGACTTTCTTCCAATACTGATTTTACCGAAAGCGACCTTGAGAAGAGTATCCTTTCCAATTTGCAGAAATTCCTTATGGAGCTTGGGAAAGGGTACGCCTTTGTTGCGAGGCAGCAGCATATCACGATTGTTTTTAAATTTATATTCTAA
- a CDS encoding LysR family transcriptional regulator: MELRVLQYFLAVAREQSIVRAAKSLHLSQPTLSTQLKAMEEELGKQLLIRGSKGSRKVTLTDEGMILKKRAEEILNLVRKTEREISLSDQVLVGDVYIGTGETDAVRFIARAAKELYKTHPGIHYHIASGNAEFVLDQLDKGLIDFGIVFGSVDHERYNSIPLPYKDTWGVLMRKDSPLAEKEAICPEDLWDKPLIISRQYFVESWIKRDLSELKIVATYNLLFNASLMVEEGLGYAFGFDKIINTSGNSRLCFRPLSPKMEEGMSIVWKKYQVFSKASEKFIEKMKDFPIQS; the protein is encoded by the coding sequence ATGGAATTGCGCGTACTCCAATATTTTCTTGCGGTGGCAAGAGAACAAAGCATTGTAAGGGCAGCCAAGTCCCTGCACTTGTCCCAACCCACACTTTCCACACAACTTAAAGCGATGGAGGAAGAATTAGGAAAACAGCTCCTGATTCGTGGATCAAAGGGTTCCAGAAAAGTCACGCTCACAGACGAGGGGATGATCCTTAAAAAACGTGCAGAAGAAATCCTGAATCTGGTGCGAAAAACAGAAAGAGAAATCTCCCTCTCTGACCAGGTCCTTGTGGGAGATGTCTATATTGGTACAGGAGAAACAGATGCGGTCCGTTTTATCGCCAGAGCAGCAAAAGAACTTTACAAAACTCACCCCGGCATCCATTATCATATTGCCAGCGGAAATGCCGAATTTGTATTGGATCAATTAGACAAAGGACTGATTGATTTCGGAATTGTGTTTGGTTCTGTAGACCATGAGAGATACAATTCGATACCTTTACCCTACAAAGATACCTGGGGCGTACTGATGCGGAAAGACTCTCCCCTGGCAGAAAAAGAGGCTATTTGCCCTGAGGACCTATGGGATAAGCCTTTGATTATTTCAAGACAATATTTCGTCGAATCCTGGATAAAACGGGATTTATCCGAATTGAAGATCGTTGCGACCTACAACCTGCTTTTTAATGCTTCTCTGATGGTGGAGGAAGGCCTGGGCTATGCGTTCGGATTTGACAAAATCATCAATACTTCCGGCAACAGCAGGCTCTGCTTCCGTCCTCTTTCTCCAAAAATGGAAGAAGGTATGAGTATCGTATGGAAAAAATATCAGGTATTCTCTAAAGCTTCGGAAAAATTTATAGAAAAAATGAAGGATTTTCCTATTCAGAGCTAG